One window from the genome of Cryptomeria japonica chromosome 6, Sugi_1.0, whole genome shotgun sequence encodes:
- the LOC131077519 gene encoding uncharacterized protein LOC131077519: MAIAQHVDYNYSAYNYSYTVEDVLKQLAMLLGLVYFVSLMIFDACVATFGKPARIWNPGKSLLINALTIQILSFLKIKIIKFSDDDTSSIQGYFRVRQDIRQNRLVGASGRVVTCVLIGYLLPGMARAGSATDWRTLAALALSLFTFEFYYLTTLFYNPPNAGKYLIAPSIINVITMVSIILVVLFSICAILAGRTIRGTLAQKISVIQWDKRKRSEEGSWQKFEGEIIKSWFLSRVCHPQYVIARSVLSSAVGLVVTICILFSITPKLDYYSFPFERWDAYDIVIVAWTLELAFILIGGTVIFCRWLMAVVYFPRFFVKKMKLTQIRPIVEDFWTRGILELVQIYDLQKWRLQEQSKDGILKGLAFRLATTMRIHYLFYLLWPLQVSLVYFSKGCLFISELLFSFKCVWNCLLGSDKKPAQSQGEFEECREILEKVCMPGENPERLWVANKKSMKQAKDRFKKSKEKGCKCTDLIDFLKSRFHQEIDYGGRFVNQLERLPLVEEHFSALDENCMRMTALSLLNVIINLLPLHRDGDKLNKAIEAYKQALELMSFVDNSDPENPTTVDVLKVIDIEADRVSVAVHNEFQRLLKLPKDKTNSSEKSPNFATPEAAINGLLNDAEKQLKEQKLIIINKEEQPVGEEYCDSRDWSAIAACYSNYRVCKLILKDGFNSENEFKKEYLYDSLADVIGHCLLKLHNVMIKTCREWAVKFEEEKIWDAMYIAGKVVGVMQECNVEVKGKILEPKFFSPTSNEIQRFEAINMEVMTSCGEID; this comes from the exons ATGGCAATAGCTCAGCACGTAGATTATAATTACTCAGCTTACAATTATAGTTACACAGTTGAGGATGTACTCAAGCAGTTGGCAATGCTATTAGGCCTTGTTTATTTTGTTTCTCTAATGATATTTGATGCATGTGTAGCAACATTTGGTAAACCAGCTAGAATTTGGAATCCGGGGAAATCTCTGCTTATCAATGCTCTGACCATCCAGATTCTTTCGTTTCTGAAAATTAAGATAATCAAATTTTCAGATGACGATACTTCTAGCATTCAAGGCTACTTTCGAGTCCGGCAAGACATTCGACAGAATCGGCTCGTGGGTGCGTCAGGAAGAGTTGTAACATGTGTGTTGATTGGGTATTTGTTGCCAGGGATGGCTCGTGCTGGATCTGCAACTGATTGGCGTACACTTGCAGCCTTGGCGCTTAGTTTATTCACTTTTGAGTTTTACtatttgacaactttgttttacaATCCACCAAATGCCGGTAAATATCTTATAGCCCCTTCAATAATCAATGTGATTACAATGGTGTCAATTATATTGGTGGTTTTATTTTCAATCTGTGCAATTTTAGCGGGCAGAACGATTCGTGGTACGCTTGCTCAAAAGATTTCTGTAATTCAATGGGATAAGAGAAAGAGAAGTGAGGAGGGATCCTGGCAGAAATTTGAAGGTGAGATAATTAAATCCTGGTTTTTGTCTCGAGTTTGTCACCCTCAGTATGTTATTGCAAGGTCAGTCTTGAGCTCAGCAGTAGGACTGGTGGTCACAATTTGCATCCTTTTCTCGATCACTCCAAAACTTGATTACTATAGCTTTCCTTTTGAGAGGTGGGATGCGTATGATATAGTCATCGTGGCATGGACACTTGAATTGGCCTTCATTCTAATTGGAGGGACCGTCATCTTCTGTAGATGGTTGATGGCTGTAGTCTACTTTCCAAggttttttgttaaaaaaatgaaGCTGACACAAATAAGACCTATCGTGGAGGATTTCTGGACAAGAGGTATCTTAGAGTTGGTTCAAATATATGATTTACAAAAATGGCGTCTGCAGGAGCAATCAAAAGATGGGATTTTAAAAGGGCTTGCGTTTCGCCTGGCTACAACAATGAGGATACATTACTTGTTCTATTTGCTTTGGCCTCTCCAGGTTTCGCTAGTGTACTTTAGCAAAGGCTGTTTGTTTATCTCTGAGCTGCTCTTCAGCTTCAAGTGTGTGTGGAACTGTTTGCTTGGAAGTGACAAAAAGCCAGCCCAATCCCAAGGGGAATTTGAAGAATGCAGGGAAATATTGGAGAAAGTGTGTATGCCTGGAGAAAATCCGGAACGCCTGTGGGTAGCCAATAAGAAATCTATGAAGCAAGCGAAGGATCGTTTCAAGAAAAGCAAAGAGAAAGGCTGCAAGTGCACGGATCTCATCGATTTCCTGAAATCTCGCTTTCATCAGGAAATCGATTATGGTGGAAGATTTGTAAATCAGCTTGAAAGGTTGCCGCTTGTTGAAGAGCATTTTTCTGCTCTGGATGAAAATTGCATGAGGATGACAGCACTTTCATTGTTAAATGTAATCATCAACCTCCTACCTTTGCACAGGGATGGGGATAAACTGAATAAAGCAATTGAAGCATACAAACAAGCTTTGGAGCTCATGTCTTTTGTCGATAACTCTGATCCTGAAAATCCCACAACAGTGGATGTGCTTAAAGTTATCGACATTGAAGCTGATAGAGTGAGCGTGGCTGTCCACAATGAATTCCAAAGGTTGCTAAAACTGCCCAAGGACAAAACTAATTCCTCAGAGAAATCGCCCAACTTCGCAACTCCTGAGGCGGCCATAAACGGGCTACTGAATGATGCTGAGAAGCAACTCAAGGAGCAGAAGCTGATAATTATAAACAAAGAAGAGCAACCTGTTGGGGAAGAATATTGTGATTCCAGGGATTGGAGTGCAATAGCAGCCTGTTACAGCAATTATAGAGTCTGCAAACTGATTCTCAAAGACGGTTTTAACAGTGAAAATGAGTTCAAGAAGGAATACTTGTATGATTCCCTGGCAGACGTAATTGGTCACTGCCTGTTAAAATTGCACAATGTGATGATAAAGACATGCAGAGAGTGGGCAGTAAAATTTGAAGAGGAGAAGATCTGGGATGCCATGTACATAGCAGGAAAGGTTGTGGGAGTGATGCAAGAGTGTAACGTGGAAGTCAAAGGCAAAATTCTAGAACCAAAGTTTTTCAGCCCGACGTCCAATGAAATCCAACG GTTTGAGGCTATCAACATGGAGGTAATGACTAGCTGCGGTGAAATAGATTGA